GAGCATCGATCTAAGCGAGGATCACCAGATAGTTATTATCTCCACTCCGAGCGATGTCGACATCCATTCCGCCGCTTCCAACAGTGCGGGGGAGATCCTGTTGTTCGCTACGCCGCAAGGCCCTGCACCGGCAGACGACCCACGCAGACCTACTCTAGGTCGACCTCCGGTACGTTGCTGCGGTTTCTCTTCTCCTGCTTGGGTGGGTGTGGCATGGTGCGTGAAGGGTGTTGGCTGCTTGGTACAGTTGTTGCGATGATAACTTTTTTTATTCGCGCAGTAGATTGAAGCAGTCGCGAAAACGAGCTAAAATAAGTTATCATTATTTGGCAGTActataaaaagcataaaatatattaacattcATGTTGGCAGTTCCTGGCTGTAGTGTAATGCGCGTGACCCATAAAACTGATAATTAGTCCGTTGAGAACTTGTTTTTCTTgaggaatgttttatttgcctGTGAAtcattgtaattaatttaatttagttgCAGTCACACAAAAGTGTTGTTAGTCAGGACTGAAGACTTTATTACAGGACtgatacacccccccccccccccttattaATATTGGCCTGTGTCTTACTCCTGGAACTGTCAGGTAAAACGAAAGCTGGACTTGGACAGTGACCACCAGTATGTGAGCAGTTCTCGACCCGCCCCTGTAGGCAGAGCATCAGCGGCTACTCCAGCACCACCGAGAGGTACGCCAACTCTGCCAGGAGAAGAAACTTCGCTTTCTCTACAGGGGGATTCCCACCCTGAACTGGGACTTTTCCTGTGCCTCAGTCTGTGAGACAGCCGTGTTCTGAAATGTTTATCCATGTCCATGTGGCATTTCAGAAACTTTCCAAGTTAGCATTTTGGAGGAGGCAAATATTGCCTTTTTAGAACCAACAAACCCCCCAGACCTCCCCCAAATCAAATATTTGAGAATGTTGACAGCTTTCTTTGCTTCTACAAAATGCTTGCCTCTCAGGTCTTGTGTTAAAAGTTGAGAGTTCAGCTGATGTAGCTGTATCTGTATATGTGATTtgtatcaaaaatatttaatagttAAGACAGAATCAGTACAGAAAATAGTCCCAAGTGGTCTCTAGCAGCCTGATAAATGGTTGTAACTGAGATGAATGCAGTTTTAAGGAAAACGAAGCAGTGTTTGACACACTGCCTACAGGCTGTCACAATGGGTTTGAGAAGagaggtctgtgtgtgggtggggggggggggggcaagcagGGTTGAATTTCTtggggaggaagaaaggaagcCTCTTAATGTTTGACCTTTGACTTTTCAGCATCCTTTTTAATGCACAGTTCCCATGTGGTCCCTCTGACGCCCCTCACTTCCCAGGTCCAAAGTCAGCGGTGGAGAAGTCTCGCTATGACACGTCCCTGAACCTCACCACCAAGCGCTTCCTGGACCTCCTGGCCCAGTCGCCCGACGGGGTGGTGGACCTCAACTGGGCCTCCCAGGTCTTGGAGGTGCAGAAGCGGCGCATCTACGACATTACCAATGTCCTGGAGGGCATCCAGCTCATCTCCAAGAAGTCTAAGAACAACATCCAATGGCTGTGAGTCTGGATCTGCCTCCTATTGTTCCTACATCCTTGCCTCACCCACTTGGATATCTGCTGTTCAAGTCTTTGGATTTTGCTTACATCTCATTATTTTGTTAGTTATTTTGCTaagcatattacatttttacattttatgaatttgtttagctggatatttgctggaGCAGGTCAAGCTAAATCAAGCTACATCAAGGATACAACAACTGCGTCATTAGCTCATTAACCACTACCCCTCACTGCCACCAACAAGtactttatatttacatttggtGTATATTGACCATTAATACTGTATCTGCAGgtcacagaaatgttttgagGCCAGCTTTTCTGGCAGAAATAAGAAGAGTTGCAATTATGAGAGAGAAGAGGCAGAAAAGTAGCCTTTGTGTTGTGAATGAATGGCTCTGACTGACAGATGGGGCCCCTTGATTGGCACTTGATTGAGCATGCCTtgctctgtcttcctctccgCAGGGGCAGCCGATTGGATGGGGCATCGGCAGTGCGGCACCAGGCCCTGCAGAAGGAGGTGTCTGACCTGGGAAAAGAGGAGGACAAGCTGGACGAGCTCATCGCCAAGTGCAACCTGCAGCTCCGCCTCCTGACCGAGGACACgcagaacaaaaaatatcctTTATGGGTGGAGGGAACAGGGATTGGTGGTGTCAGAGAGCGTAACTGTGGGGAACAGGGAAGGGTAGTTTCGGAAAACTGGGTTTTGCCTCCTTAACGGGCAGCACGTTGGGATACGTGATGTGCCAGGACTTGAGGAACACAGTGGATCCCCCCGACCAACTGGTTATGGTGGTCCGTGCCCCCCCAGAGACACAGATGGAGGTTTCAAAGCCCTCGGAGGTAAGGAGGAGGGGCGTTTCCACCGGTGCCGCAGTGAAGGTGTGACTGTGCACGTTGCATAATGTCATGTGGTCACAACTGAGGGCATGTGAGTTtctgcagattcactgatcttcaCACTGTATGGTTTGGCTGGAGAGGGGGTGCAGTGAATGGAGTTGGCTACCATCGACTGTCTGCATCTGTGGAGCAGCACGGCATTTGTGCAGCATGCATCAAAAAACAAGTCCAGTGATTCACTTAGGCACTTTATCATCTCTTCTTCATAACCCCGGCTGCGGATCAATTGGTTACATCAATAACTGCCTAAAAGTGATTGGCAGTGCATTGATCCAGTAGTATTTTACGAGTAAACAAAGGTTATAGTTATACTGTCTGTGAAATGCATCGCCGGCAC
This portion of the Megalops cyprinoides isolate fMegCyp1 chromosome 7, fMegCyp1.pri, whole genome shotgun sequence genome encodes:
- the e2f1 gene encoding transcription factor E2F1; translation: MSETLITGQTSEDLLADFESLLSAGSIDLSEDHQIVIISTPSDVDIHSAASNSAGEILLFATPQGPAPADDPRRPTLGRPPVKRKLDLDSDHQYVSSSRPAPVGRASAATPAPPRGPKSAVEKSRYDTSLNLTTKRFLDLLAQSPDGVVDLNWASQVLEVQKRRIYDITNVLEGIQLISKKSKNNIQWLGSRLDGASAVRHQALQKEVSDLGKEEDKLDELIAKCNLQLRLLTEDTQNKKLGYVMCQDLRNTVDPPDQLVMVVRAPPETQMEVSKPSEGYQISLKSTRGPIDVFLCPEDSSGVCSPVTGSSPSKVAAEATSSQPATASPRTQPQCITAQEVTSPPSQECSPLKLSSDAAKLLEGEVFPSLGEMPDFDLSPLVSSDYLLDRSLEDFSSLPLDSFINLSPPQAHDYHFGLEEGEGISELFDCNFGDLASLGL